Proteins from a genomic interval of Zingiber officinale cultivar Zhangliang chromosome 1B, Zo_v1.1, whole genome shotgun sequence:
- the LOC122056016 gene encoding ferredoxin C 1, chloroplastic-like — MATALLHFSAASAASTPLYTTSIFPRGLPSSAARVHCPPPFVRRRGRASMMAKAYKVTIEHEGEARTVEVEEDETILGRVLEEGLAVPHDCKLGVCMTCPARLVSGTVDQSDGMLSDDVIEKGYALLCASYPRSDCHISTIPEEELLSLQLATAND; from the coding sequence ATGGCGACGGCGCTTCTCCACTTCTCCGCCGCATCGGCCGCCTCCACTCCCCTCTACACCACTTCCATTTTCCCCCGAGGGCTCCCTTCCTCTGCCGCCCGAGTCCACTGCCCCCCACCATTTGTCCGACGGCGGGGGCGGGCATCGATGATGGCGAAGGCGTACAAGGTAACGATCGAACACGAGGGGGAGGCGCGGAcggtggaggtggaggaggacGAGACGATCCTGGGGCGGGTGCTGGAGGAGGGGCTGGCGGTGCCACACGACTGCAAATTGGGGGTTTGCATGACCTGCCCTGCCCGGCTGGTGAGCGGCACCGTGGACCAGAGCGACGGTATGCTCAGCGACGACGTCATCGAGAAGGGATACGCCCTCCTCTGCGCCTCCTACCCGCGCTCCGACtgccacatcagcaccatccCCGAGGAGGAATTGCTCTCCCTCCAGCTCGCCACCGCCAACGATTGA